From a single Cyclobacterium marinum DSM 745 genomic region:
- a CDS encoding TolC family protein — protein sequence MKFTVLSIFIWLIFHVTGFSQTLEDYFVIAAENNPGLKGKYKAFEAALEKIPQAQSLNDPNLSFGYFISPVETRLGPQRMRFSLTQMFPWFGTLKMQGDVATVLAEVKHQEFLDAKNSLYNEVSAIYYPLLEVLELIEIEKENLQILETYKSIATSTYENGKGSMTDLLRVDIINTNAQTNLDVLYKKVHAANARLNALLGRTPDSPIDIGEKLKPPTGLHQFYFDAIRNNPLIESMDLKVQAAELNQRLALKKGLPQLGIGIDYVAVGDRSDVIIEENGRNVIMPTMTMSLPLFRKKYKAAEREALLLSESYQAEKENVSNILQGSFHRFKAEMEIQLDLIDSYDRQIKTSKQTLDLLYSAYANSGDNFEEVLRLQQQLLEYQKMKVKASVAYYVAEAQINYLTAKSY from the coding sequence ATGAAATTTACAGTCCTTTCTATTTTCATTTGGTTGATATTTCATGTTACCGGATTTTCTCAGACACTGGAGGATTATTTTGTGATAGCTGCAGAAAATAACCCCGGACTAAAAGGGAAATACAAGGCGTTTGAAGCCGCACTGGAAAAAATTCCTCAAGCCCAATCATTGAATGACCCCAATTTGTCTTTTGGCTATTTTATTTCTCCTGTAGAAACCAGACTTGGCCCTCAAAGAATGCGATTTTCATTGACCCAAATGTTTCCATGGTTTGGTACTTTAAAAATGCAGGGGGATGTGGCAACAGTCCTGGCAGAGGTAAAACACCAAGAGTTTCTGGATGCCAAAAATAGCCTATATAATGAGGTTTCTGCTATCTATTATCCATTATTAGAAGTACTGGAGTTGATCGAAATTGAAAAAGAAAATCTTCAAATCCTAGAAACCTATAAATCCATAGCCACTTCAACCTATGAAAATGGAAAAGGCTCCATGACTGATTTGCTAAGGGTTGATATCATCAATACCAATGCCCAAACCAATTTGGATGTATTGTATAAAAAAGTACATGCAGCAAATGCCAGACTCAATGCATTGTTAGGAAGGACCCCTGATTCCCCAATAGATATTGGCGAAAAATTAAAACCACCGACGGGACTTCATCAGTTTTACTTTGATGCTATCCGAAACAATCCATTGATAGAAAGTATGGATTTGAAAGTTCAAGCTGCTGAGCTTAATCAAAGATTGGCATTGAAAAAAGGTTTACCTCAATTAGGAATTGGGATTGATTACGTTGCCGTTGGGGACAGGAGTGATGTCATAATTGAAGAAAATGGAAGAAATGTTATAATGCCTACCATGACCATGAGTCTTCCCCTCTTTAGGAAAAAATACAAAGCAGCCGAAAGAGAAGCCTTATTGCTTAGTGAATCCTATCAAGCAGAAAAGGAGAATGTCTCTAACATTCTTCAGGGGTCTTTTCATAGGTTTAAAGCAGAAATGGAAATTCAGCTTGATCTCATTGATTCCTATGACAGGCAAATCAAAACGAGCAAGCAAACCCTTGATTTGCTCTACAGTGCGTATGCAAATTCGGGAGATAATTTTGAAGAGGTTTTACGCCTGCAGCAACAATTGCTGGAATACCAAAAAATGAAAGTCAAAGCTTCAGTCGCATACTATGTAGCTGAGGCTCAAATAAATTATTTAACCGCAAAATCTTACTGA
- a CDS encoding DUF305 domain-containing protein, translating to MKSNNYLKFTAMMAVSFVIMYAVMFLNADVFDHVMLSTTRTYMTILMIAPMAVSMLLFMWGMYENKKVNFMILGTAVILFIATLTMLRNQTLIADVQWMKAMIPHHSSAIMVSQKAHLKDPEAQQLAKDIIEAQKKEIAQMKAMIQRLEKEE from the coding sequence ATGAAAAGCAATAATTATCTAAAGTTTACCGCAATGATGGCTGTTTCATTTGTGATCATGTATGCCGTAATGTTTTTAAATGCAGATGTTTTTGATCATGTCATGCTCAGTACTACCAGGACATACATGACCATATTGATGATAGCGCCTATGGCCGTGTCCATGTTGCTCTTTATGTGGGGAATGTATGAAAATAAGAAAGTCAATTTTATGATTCTCGGTACTGCTGTCATTTTATTTATAGCTACCCTTACCATGCTCAGAAACCAAACTTTGATTGCTGATGTACAGTGGATGAAAGCGATGATTCCTCATCACTCATCGGCCATCATGGTAAGCCAAAAAGCGCACCTGAAAGATCCGGAGGCACAGCAATTGGCAAAAGATATCATTGAAGCACAAAAGAAAGAAATTGCTCAGATGAAGGCAATGATCCAGCGACTTGAAAAAGAAGAGTAA
- a CDS encoding efflux RND transporter periplasmic adaptor subunit, with translation MMNQLIKNKYTLIGVTLMAGVLLGWLIKPSGNSVEESATHEHEIFESGISSIYTCSMHPQIRQKEPGDCPICGMDLIPLESDTEEVDPMSIRMTATAIQLADVQTVIIGKEKAIKRLRLSGKIQVDERLLFTQASHIPGRIEQLMVNFTGEYIAKGQPIALVYSPELVTSQEELLQAYKIKDEQPSLLNAAIAKLKNWKVTDEQIKQILATEKVIKNFPIKANVSGYVSQKFANLGDHLEMGQAIYEVSNLSRVWVLLDVYEADIPWVKIGDEVSYSLQSIPGKTFSGKIDYLDPIIDPVTRVAHARISVDNPDLKFKPEMFVTGVVNSTILEGKEAIVIPKTAIMWTGTRSIVYVKKSIAQGVSFQLREVSLGTALGTQYLITSGLHPGEEIVVNGAFSIDAAAQLAGKPSMMSPEGGVNMSGHDHEDMRKVKQQESSKLSIYNQSSPTDLSSVLDHYFHLKNALATDDLTKAKATAEEMLKSLSNVEMTSLEESAPIEWMKYHMALLGLLEKIEAQNSLVTVRETFLSISDRMIKLVENFQALTHPLYVQYCPMADANKGAIWLSRNKEVINPYFGESMLTCGEVLKTIR, from the coding sequence ATGATGAATCAGTTAATAAAAAATAAATACACTCTTATTGGTGTTACACTTATGGCGGGTGTATTGCTAGGCTGGCTGATTAAGCCATCGGGAAATTCTGTTGAGGAATCAGCAACCCATGAGCATGAAATATTCGAATCCGGGATTTCTTCCATTTACACTTGTTCTATGCATCCCCAGATTCGACAAAAAGAACCTGGTGACTGCCCTATATGTGGAATGGACTTAATTCCTTTGGAAAGTGATACAGAAGAGGTTGATCCAATGTCAATTAGAATGACAGCAACAGCAATTCAGCTTGCAGATGTGCAAACTGTGATCATAGGGAAAGAAAAAGCAATTAAAAGACTCAGGCTTTCTGGTAAAATTCAAGTGGACGAGCGCTTATTATTTACTCAAGCAAGTCATATTCCGGGTAGAATAGAGCAATTGATGGTGAATTTCACCGGAGAATATATAGCCAAAGGACAGCCCATTGCTTTAGTATATTCTCCGGAGTTGGTAACCAGCCAAGAGGAGCTTCTTCAGGCCTATAAAATAAAAGATGAACAGCCGTCTCTTTTAAATGCTGCCATAGCGAAACTTAAAAATTGGAAGGTGACTGATGAACAAATCAAACAGATTTTGGCAACTGAAAAGGTAATAAAAAATTTCCCGATCAAAGCCAATGTGTCAGGTTATGTCTCACAGAAATTTGCTAATCTGGGAGATCATTTAGAAATGGGGCAAGCCATTTATGAGGTGTCCAATTTGTCAAGAGTATGGGTGTTGTTGGATGTTTATGAAGCTGATATTCCTTGGGTGAAAATTGGAGATGAAGTAAGTTATTCGCTACAATCTATACCAGGAAAAACTTTTTCAGGGAAAATTGATTATTTAGACCCAATTATAGACCCTGTCACCAGAGTTGCACATGCCCGTATAAGTGTGGACAACCCTGATTTGAAATTTAAACCGGAAATGTTTGTTACTGGAGTTGTCAATAGTACCATTTTAGAAGGTAAAGAAGCTATAGTAATTCCGAAGACAGCGATAATGTGGACAGGAACAAGATCTATTGTTTATGTTAAAAAATCCATTGCTCAAGGGGTGTCTTTTCAACTACGTGAAGTTTCCCTTGGTACAGCATTAGGAACTCAATACCTAATTACTTCCGGTCTTCATCCGGGTGAAGAAATTGTAGTCAATGGTGCATTTAGTATCGATGCTGCTGCACAATTAGCAGGTAAGCCAAGCATGATGAGTCCCGAAGGTGGCGTCAATATGTCTGGTCATGATCACGAAGATATGAGAAAGGTTAAGCAACAAGAAAGTTCGAAATTATCGATATATAATCAGTCTTCCCCTACTGATTTGTCTTCGGTCTTGGACCATTATTTCCATCTGAAAAATGCATTGGCTACTGATGATCTAACAAAAGCCAAGGCAACTGCAGAGGAAATGCTTAAAAGCTTGTCAAATGTGGAAATGACATCCTTGGAAGAGAGTGCTCCTATAGAATGGATGAAATACCATATGGCTTTATTGGGACTGCTTGAAAAAATAGAAGCACAAAATTCATTGGTGACTGTTCGTGAAACCTTTCTTTCAATTTCGGATAGAATGATAAAGTTAGTAGAAAATTTTCAAGCCCTAACTCATCCCCTTTACGTGCAATACTGCCCCATGGCAGATGCTAATAAAGGAGCAATCTGGTTGAGTAGAAATAAAGAGGTGATAAACCCCTATTTTGGAGAATCCATGTTGACTTGTGGAGAAGTCTTAAAAACGATAAGGTGA
- a CDS encoding SRPBCC family protein → MKIVKIVLVIVLILVSIPLIVGVFVDQEYSVVREVTIDRPKDEVYEYVRLLKNQENFSSWASKDPTMKKSFIGVDGEVGFVSAWDSNDPNVGVGEQEITSIKKGERIDYALRFKEPFEAEDKAYMAFEEIDDNHTKVIWGFEGRMDYPMNSMLLMMNMEEMVGKDFSDGLHKLKSILENN, encoded by the coding sequence ATGAAGATCGTTAAAATTGTTCTAGTCATAGTGTTAATTTTGGTGTCCATCCCATTGATTGTTGGGGTATTTGTAGACCAAGAATATTCGGTAGTCAGGGAGGTTACCATAGACCGGCCGAAGGATGAAGTTTATGAATATGTCAGGTTACTAAAAAACCAAGAGAATTTTTCAAGCTGGGCTTCCAAGGATCCCACAATGAAAAAGAGTTTTATTGGAGTAGATGGAGAAGTAGGCTTTGTGTCTGCTTGGGATAGCAATGATCCAAATGTTGGGGTAGGGGAACAAGAGATTACCTCCATAAAAAAAGGAGAGAGAATAGATTATGCTCTTCGGTTCAAAGAACCTTTTGAGGCTGAAGACAAAGCTTATATGGCATTCGAAGAAATTGATGATAACCATACCAAGGTCATCTGGGGCTTTGAAGGAAGAATGGATTACCCCATGAACTCAATGCTTTTAATGATGAATATGGAGGAAATGGTTGGGAAAGATTTTTCTGATGGGCTCCATAAACTTAAATCCATTTTGGAAAATAACTAA
- a CDS encoding 2-phosphosulfolactate phosphatase encodes MKTIETCVSPDLLELHELTNKTVIVVDIFRASSTIVTALSNGVNTILPVKDLDQCKAYKEKGWLIAGERNGKQAEGFDLGNSPLAYLNLQFAEENVAMTTTNGTRAISLARKQAAEVLIGSFLNLHATANYLQNSTNDVLVLCAGWKGKFNIEDSLYAGALSLALNWKHDCDATFAMESLYRQVGTNLSDFLQKASHAKRLQNHDLEKDINFCLGIDQYNSVVYLSDEGLKLKH; translated from the coding sequence AACCTGTGTAAGTCCTGATTTGTTGGAATTACATGAATTGACCAATAAAACTGTAATTGTTGTTGATATTTTCAGGGCAAGCTCCACCATTGTGACTGCACTCTCCAATGGAGTAAATACCATCCTTCCTGTCAAAGATTTAGACCAATGTAAAGCATATAAAGAAAAAGGCTGGCTGATCGCAGGTGAACGCAATGGGAAACAAGCAGAAGGTTTTGATTTGGGAAATAGCCCCTTGGCTTATTTGAATTTACAATTTGCAGAGGAAAATGTAGCCATGACCACCACCAATGGTACAAGGGCCATTTCATTAGCAAGGAAACAGGCTGCAGAAGTACTGATAGGTTCATTTTTAAACTTGCATGCAACTGCAAATTATTTACAAAACTCGACCAATGATGTATTGGTGCTCTGTGCCGGATGGAAAGGGAAATTTAATATAGAAGATTCTCTTTATGCAGGTGCCTTATCTCTAGCTTTGAATTGGAAACACGATTGTGACGCCACCTTTGCTATGGAATCTCTTTACAGGCAAGTTGGCACAAACCTAAGTGATTTTCTCCAAAAAGCTTCACACGCCAAACGGCTTCAAAACCATGATTTAGAAAAAGACATTAACTTTTGCTTAGGCATCGACCAATACAATTCTGTGGTGTATCTTTCTGATGAAGGTTTAAAGTTAAAGCATTAA